The proteins below come from a single Marinobacter bohaiensis genomic window:
- a CDS encoding phage tail assembly protein, producing the protein MSKPVTATVELDTPIKRNQEEVAKLTLRKPASGELRGLSLADLINMDVDSMTKVLPRISNPSLTEQEVREMDPADLAACGTEIAGFLLPKRLKG; encoded by the coding sequence ATGAGTAAGCCCGTAACTGCAACCGTCGAGCTGGACACCCCGATCAAGCGTAACCAGGAGGAGGTGGCCAAGCTCACACTGCGCAAGCCGGCCTCCGGCGAACTGCGGGGCCTGTCCCTGGCAGATCTGATCAACATGGACGTGGACAGCATGACCAAGGTACTACCGCGTATCAGCAACCCAAGCCTCACCGAACAGGAAGTGCGGGAGATGGACCCGGCCGATCTGGCTGCCTGCGGTACCGAGATCGCCGGTTTTTTGCTGCCGAAGCGGTTGAAGGGGTAA
- a CDS encoding phage major tail tube protein, producing MALPKKLKHFNLFGNGDNWQGQIASLTLPPMVRQMEEFRGGGMNAPVDIDQGMEKMEFQWTPAGIIPALFDNFGTSQLDADLLRFSGSYQRDDTGETLPVEIVVRGRHREIAMGDAESGSDNTLSVTTSISYYKLTIGGEEVVEIDVPGMVERIRGQDRLAEHRRNIGL from the coding sequence ATGGCACTTCCCAAGAAGCTGAAGCACTTCAACCTGTTCGGCAACGGCGATAACTGGCAGGGCCAGATCGCCTCCCTCACCCTGCCGCCCATGGTCCGCCAGATGGAGGAGTTCCGCGGCGGTGGCATGAATGCCCCGGTGGATATCGACCAGGGCATGGAGAAGATGGAGTTCCAGTGGACACCCGCGGGAATCATCCCCGCCCTGTTCGACAACTTCGGTACCAGCCAGCTGGACGCCGACCTGCTGCGCTTCTCCGGCAGCTACCAGCGCGACGACACCGGCGAGACCCTGCCCGTGGAAATCGTGGTTCGTGGCCGTCACCGCGAGATCGCAATGGGTGATGCCGAATCCGGCAGCGACAACACTCTGTCCGTCACCACCTCCATCAGCTACTACAAGCTCACCATCGGCGGTGAGGAAGTGGTCGAGATCGACGTGCCCGGCATGGTGGAGCGCATCCGTGGCCAGGACCGCCTGGCCGAACACCGCCGCAACATTGGCCTGTAA
- a CDS encoding phage tail tape measure protein, translating to MAKNLDLQVVLAARDKLTKPLKKIDATTTGTARALKQAQAETKQLQSSQRDISSFRRMDDALGKNAKALAESQERVRRLGHELRTTSKPTSKLRSEYNKAREEVEKFTRKGQDQRKELGKVRKRLNDAGVDVRNLSGEERRLADQMQATNHRIQRQRKYLDQLGKADISGKFSNMTGEVGRFGRRTALVGAGAAAGIFGIANSTATLGDQVAKTGDKIGIALGPFQELRYAAERSGVSTEKFDSSLERFVKRMGEATQGTGAARKAYEELGLSAEDLAKLTPEKSLEVVADRLSSVENQSQRVAIAAQLFGREGVAMVNMMKDGSAGLQALRKDARATGYVLSEKAARDAEAFKDAMLDAQLGMAGMKNTIGAELMPAITDMMGDLSAWMRENRDQVSAFASNFGTKLKNAIPVLRDIAVGAASTAKTLGLIATNLATLVGGFDNLGMILAVVLAMKPIMAILAFSKAIFMATGAVVGLAGGLPAVAAGIKAIGVALTANPIGLIIAAIAGAGYLIYKNWGAIMDFFKSLPAKFSGFGSMIIDGLVGGLLGGLDKVKDTIVNAGQKTIGWFKGVLGIKSPSRVFMSAGQDTLEGYRKGIQKQEPAALKQVSGFGKRVRSVGAGIAIGASALPAAAGVQFDNRPPIATGTPAAATAGDSVTINVYAAPGQNEREIAAQVERILQERDRRKATRARSALYDRE from the coding sequence ATGGCCAAGAACCTCGACCTGCAGGTGGTACTCGCCGCCCGAGACAAGCTCACCAAACCCCTCAAGAAGATCGACGCAACCACCACCGGTACCGCCCGGGCGCTGAAACAGGCCCAGGCGGAAACCAAGCAGTTGCAGAGCTCCCAGCGTGATATCTCATCCTTCCGCCGGATGGACGATGCCCTGGGCAAGAACGCCAAGGCCCTGGCTGAATCCCAGGAGCGAGTACGCCGCCTGGGCCATGAGCTGCGCACCACCAGCAAGCCAACATCCAAGCTGAGGAGCGAGTACAACAAGGCCCGGGAGGAGGTAGAGAAGTTCACCCGTAAGGGCCAGGATCAGCGCAAGGAGCTGGGCAAAGTCCGTAAGCGGCTGAATGATGCCGGTGTCGATGTGCGCAACCTCTCCGGCGAGGAAAGGCGCCTGGCCGATCAGATGCAGGCCACAAACCACCGAATCCAACGCCAGCGGAAATACCTAGACCAGCTGGGCAAGGCCGATATCTCCGGCAAGTTCAGCAACATGACCGGCGAGGTAGGCCGGTTCGGTCGCCGCACGGCTCTGGTGGGTGCTGGCGCTGCCGCCGGCATCTTCGGTATCGCCAATTCCACCGCCACCCTGGGCGACCAGGTAGCGAAAACAGGCGACAAGATCGGCATTGCCCTTGGCCCGTTCCAGGAACTCCGATACGCGGCTGAGCGCTCTGGCGTGTCTACCGAGAAATTCGATTCCAGCCTGGAGCGGTTCGTCAAACGAATGGGCGAAGCAACGCAAGGCACCGGCGCCGCCCGCAAGGCCTACGAGGAATTGGGGCTGTCTGCCGAAGATCTGGCAAAACTGACGCCGGAGAAGAGCCTGGAAGTGGTCGCAGACCGCCTGTCATCCGTCGAAAACCAGTCCCAGCGGGTAGCGATCGCCGCGCAGCTGTTCGGCCGTGAAGGCGTGGCCATGGTCAACATGATGAAGGACGGCAGCGCAGGGCTGCAGGCGTTGAGAAAGGATGCCCGGGCCACCGGCTACGTGCTCAGCGAAAAGGCCGCACGAGACGCGGAGGCCTTCAAGGATGCCATGCTGGACGCCCAACTGGGCATGGCCGGCATGAAGAACACCATCGGTGCAGAGCTGATGCCCGCCATCACCGACATGATGGGCGATCTGTCTGCCTGGATGCGAGAGAACCGGGACCAGGTCAGCGCGTTCGCCTCCAACTTCGGCACGAAACTCAAGAACGCCATCCCGGTGCTGCGTGACATCGCCGTCGGTGCCGCCTCGACCGCTAAAACGCTGGGCCTGATCGCCACCAATCTGGCCACATTGGTGGGAGGGTTCGATAACCTGGGCATGATTCTCGCCGTGGTTCTGGCCATGAAGCCGATCATGGCCATACTCGCCTTTAGCAAGGCCATCTTCATGGCCACCGGGGCAGTGGTCGGCCTGGCCGGCGGTTTGCCGGCCGTTGCAGCCGGTATCAAAGCCATCGGCGTGGCGCTCACCGCTAACCCCATCGGCTTGATCATCGCCGCGATCGCCGGCGCCGGTTACCTGATATACAAAAACTGGGGCGCCATTATGGACTTCTTCAAGAGCCTGCCTGCCAAGTTCTCCGGCTTCGGCTCCATGATCATTGATGGTCTGGTCGGTGGCCTGCTGGGCGGCCTGGACAAGGTGAAAGACACCATCGTCAACGCCGGCCAGAAAACCATCGGCTGGTTCAAGGGCGTTCTGGGCATCAAGTCACCGTCCCGGGTATTCATGAGCGCCGGGCAAGACACCCTCGAGGGATACCGCAAAGGCATTCAGAAGCAGGAGCCGGCAGCGCTGAAGCAGGTCAGCGGGTTTGGCAAGCGGGTGCGCAGCGTCGGTGCCGGCATCGCCATTGGTGCATCCGCCCTGCCCGCAGCAGCGGGTGTTCAGTTCGACAACCGGCCGCCGATCGCCACCGGAACGCCTGCGGCAGCGACCGCCGGAGACAGCGTAACGATCAACGTCTATGCAGCACCGGGCCAGAACGAGCGTGAAATCGCGGCTCAGGTGGAGCGGATTCTCCAGGAGCGCGATCGCCGCAAAGCCACCCGTGCCCGCAGCGCACTGTACGACAGGGAGTAA
- a CDS encoding contractile injection system protein, VgrG/Pvc8 family, protein MQHRAPDYRLVVNGRNITPTVNGRLIDLTLDETPGDEADTLSLTLSDHDNALEIPPKGAEIQLAIGWKGQALFDKGLFIVDEASYSWAPNVLNITARSADMRNGLPTRRTRSWDQVTLSDLVTTIARENELEPVIGGNLATISIEHLDQTDESDLNLLTRLGERHDAIATVKAGRLLFTPRGEAATAGGTALPSITINPRSSDNGTYRETDRDGYTGVIAFWDDVDAGQQVQIQVGTDERVKRLRGTYANESEAKAAAQAELRRLNRGEAELSITLATGRPDVGPEWQLRTEGFKRQINGREWVVTRASHSLSDSGLVTSLEAETLQA, encoded by the coding sequence ATGCAGCACCGCGCCCCTGATTACCGTCTCGTGGTGAACGGCCGCAACATCACGCCAACCGTCAACGGCAGGCTGATCGACCTCACCCTGGACGAAACACCAGGCGATGAAGCAGACACCCTGTCCCTCACGCTCAGCGACCACGACAACGCCCTGGAAATCCCACCCAAGGGAGCCGAGATCCAGCTGGCCATCGGATGGAAAGGCCAGGCGCTGTTCGATAAGGGCCTGTTCATCGTCGACGAGGCCTCCTACAGCTGGGCACCGAACGTACTGAACATTACCGCCCGCAGTGCCGACATGCGCAACGGCCTGCCCACACGACGAACCCGAAGCTGGGACCAGGTAACACTCAGCGATCTGGTAACCACCATCGCCCGGGAAAATGAACTGGAGCCAGTCATCGGCGGTAACCTGGCAACGATCAGCATCGAGCACCTGGACCAGACCGACGAATCCGATCTGAACCTCCTCACTCGGCTGGGCGAACGCCACGACGCCATCGCCACCGTAAAAGCGGGCAGGCTTCTATTCACTCCTCGAGGAGAAGCGGCCACCGCCGGCGGTACCGCCCTGCCCTCCATCACCATCAATCCCCGCAGCAGTGACAACGGCACCTACCGAGAAACCGATCGCGACGGCTACACCGGCGTCATCGCCTTCTGGGACGATGTCGACGCTGGTCAGCAGGTTCAGATCCAGGTGGGCACGGACGAACGGGTAAAGCGGCTGCGGGGTACCTACGCCAATGAGAGCGAGGCAAAGGCCGCGGCACAGGCAGAGCTGCGCCGGCTGAACCGTGGGGAGGCTGAACTGTCGATCACGCTGGCCACCGGCCGCCCGGACGTTGGTCCGGAATGGCAGCTACGCACGGAGGGATTCAAGCGGCAGATCAACGGGCGGGAATGGGTGGTAACCAGGGCCAGTCACAGTTTGAGTGATTCTGGCCTGGTGACAAGCTTGGAGGCTGAAACACTGCAGGCCTAA
- a CDS encoding LexA family transcriptional regulator, whose translation MNDKLLNSEQMIHRMRDAIGARNDGAVGEFVGASKQAVYNWKNRGSIPIEYCVKFCVKTGKSLDWLIFGSEYGLSVGEAAARYGVELDEDYREIPVYDIEASAGAGSLFDQELVSTFLKFRKDWLTREGLHVHNLVAIRVSGDSMDGTLADGDTVLIDRSKRKPDGVFAIRIGDTLRIKRLQMMTDGSIRLSSDNPVYQPEVIHPENLNQVEIVGQCYWRGGRVF comes from the coding sequence ATGAATGACAAACTTTTAAATAGTGAACAGATGATTCACAGAATGAGAGATGCGATTGGGGCGCGCAACGACGGGGCTGTGGGTGAATTTGTCGGGGCTTCAAAACAGGCCGTTTATAACTGGAAAAATCGCGGATCTATTCCAATTGAGTACTGCGTCAAGTTTTGCGTGAAGACGGGTAAGAGCTTGGACTGGCTGATCTTTGGTTCGGAATATGGACTTTCGGTGGGAGAAGCAGCCGCTCGGTATGGTGTTGAGCTTGATGAGGATTACAGGGAGATCCCCGTCTATGACATCGAGGCCAGCGCTGGGGCCGGCTCGCTGTTCGACCAGGAGCTGGTGAGTACCTTTCTGAAATTCAGGAAGGACTGGCTGACCCGGGAGGGCTTACACGTTCACAATCTGGTGGCCATTCGTGTATCCGGAGACTCGATGGACGGCACGCTTGCCGACGGCGACACAGTGCTGATCGATCGTTCAAAGCGAAAGCCTGACGGTGTTTTCGCCATTCGAATTGGGGACACGCTGAGAATTAAGCGCCTGCAGATGATGACTGACGGCTCTATCCGTCTTTCCAGTGACAATCCGGTTTACCAGCCAGAGGTGATCCATCCGGAGAACCTGAACCAGGTAGAGATTGTGGGGCAGTGCTACTGGCGTGGTGGCCGGGTGTTCTAA
- a CDS encoding GpE family phage tail protein yields the protein MADIAAIFHWRPSDMNDMPLSELMEWREHARRRSSTEE from the coding sequence ATGGCTGACATCGCCGCCATCTTCCATTGGCGGCCGTCAGACATGAACGACATGCCCCTTTCAGAACTCATGGAGTGGCGGGAACACGCCCGCAGGCGCAGCTCGACGGAGGAGTAA
- a CDS encoding phage tail protein, producing the protein MMMTLGMFVFEVQSLPYQQLQRSTQWRHPSQNRVGQRPAYQYTGPGEDTITLTGTLYPELTGGRVTLDDVRIMADEGKAWPLIEGSGRVYGFWGVTSVSETSTAFFSDGVPRKIEFTINLVRLDEDDFQAFRDRAATSRDVAIGLGLYQPRRNNGSVA; encoded by the coding sequence ATGATGATGACCCTCGGCATGTTCGTCTTCGAGGTGCAGTCCCTGCCTTACCAGCAGCTGCAGCGCAGCACCCAGTGGCGCCACCCCAGCCAGAACCGAGTTGGCCAGCGGCCTGCATATCAGTACACGGGCCCGGGGGAGGACACGATCACTCTCACGGGCACCCTGTACCCCGAGCTCACCGGTGGCCGGGTCACCCTGGACGACGTGCGCATCATGGCCGATGAAGGCAAGGCATGGCCGCTTATCGAGGGTTCCGGCAGGGTCTACGGGTTCTGGGGCGTCACCAGCGTGAGCGAGACCAGCACCGCGTTCTTCTCCGATGGCGTGCCCCGCAAAATCGAGTTCACCATCAACCTGGTGCGCCTGGATGAAGACGACTTCCAGGCATTCCGAGACCGCGCAGCCACGAGCCGAGACGTCGCAATCGGGCTGGGCCTGTACCAGCCGCGCCGGAATAACGGGAGCGTGGCGTAA
- a CDS encoding ogr/Delta-like zinc finger family protein, with protein MKLNQITRNYLTIGCPACGEACSIQSSRAIQQRGKDAFVQCRNIECGYRGSVEVSYGPVLQAKNPGTPDAEHQQRLQSGVRNNFLRILCPHCAGVCRVRTSVQMISAQRQLYVFCQDADHCGYKGVVFLTHTDRLSLDPDGNVRQIPLAPEVREQCQQEMELAYEKFSPKKKDATR; from the coding sequence GTGAAGCTCAACCAGATCACCCGCAACTACCTGACGATCGGCTGCCCTGCTTGCGGCGAGGCCTGCTCGATCCAGTCCAGCCGGGCCATCCAGCAGAGAGGCAAAGACGCCTTTGTACAGTGCCGGAACATCGAATGCGGCTACCGAGGCTCCGTGGAGGTCTCCTATGGCCCGGTGCTGCAGGCCAAGAACCCGGGCACCCCAGATGCTGAACATCAGCAGCGCCTGCAGTCCGGAGTCCGGAATAACTTCCTCCGCATCCTGTGCCCCCACTGCGCCGGCGTGTGCCGTGTTCGCACCAGCGTGCAGATGATCTCGGCACAGCGGCAGCTTTACGTGTTCTGCCAGGACGCAGACCACTGCGGTTACAAGGGCGTGGTGTTCCTCACCCATACCGACCGACTCTCGCTCGACCCGGACGGCAACGTTCGGCAGATCCCTCTTGCTCCGGAAGTCCGCGAGCAGTGCCAGCAGGAAATGGAGCTGGCCTACGAAAAGTTCTCACCCAAGAAGAAGGACGCAACCCGATGA
- a CDS encoding WYL domain-containing protein, producing the protein MDLIVILMLLAYVVFGWRLICRFTIAKGGKRWVGHGLGAIFAPLVGILAAIPVIPGKDIPTTTTHVITGAVILAFFILAEIRTRKTWQASPKPRNAREASKAEATKLSSPSRAPDSSETPAEGLKFSLRDTAEIILADDVVDQREAELLLRLLDGQDILKFDPACRELHQVLIASLDDGVLDSDEAEEIKALLSEICDRPIERPAKPESKKRAASKKPAATTTAKPKRSKSDPRKSASTQRKPEVGDILAFAYTDSKGDTSDREVEYRAMTKKNGVAYLKGICQSRRAFRTFRSDRMDFVCFADTGETAESFR; encoded by the coding sequence ATGGACTTGATTGTGATTCTGATGCTCCTGGCTTACGTGGTTTTCGGCTGGCGACTGATCTGCCGGTTCACGATTGCAAAAGGAGGGAAGCGCTGGGTAGGTCATGGACTTGGGGCGATATTCGCGCCTCTTGTGGGCATACTGGCAGCGATACCGGTGATACCAGGGAAGGATATTCCCACCACTACTACCCATGTCATCACTGGCGCGGTTATTCTGGCGTTCTTCATCCTTGCCGAGATCCGAACTCGTAAAACATGGCAAGCTTCTCCAAAGCCAAGGAATGCGCGTGAAGCTTCCAAGGCTGAGGCCACTAAACTCTCCAGCCCATCCAGGGCGCCAGATAGTAGTGAGACCCCAGCTGAGGGCCTGAAGTTTTCTCTGCGCGATACTGCTGAGATCATCCTGGCCGATGACGTTGTAGACCAGCGAGAGGCTGAGCTGCTGCTTCGTTTGCTGGACGGCCAAGACATCCTGAAGTTCGATCCCGCGTGCCGGGAATTACACCAGGTTTTGATTGCCAGCCTCGATGACGGGGTGTTGGATAGCGACGAGGCCGAGGAGATCAAAGCGCTTCTGAGCGAGATCTGCGACCGGCCAATCGAGCGGCCCGCCAAACCTGAGTCGAAGAAGAGGGCGGCATCGAAGAAGCCAGCGGCCACGACGACTGCCAAACCTAAGCGCTCAAAGTCAGATCCCCGTAAGTCAGCCTCTACCCAGCGCAAACCAGAGGTGGGCGATATTCTGGCATTCGCGTACACCGATTCGAAAGGCGACACCTCCGATCGAGAGGTGGAGTACCGGGCCATGACGAAAAAGAATGGTGTCGCCTATCTGAAGGGAATATGCCAGTCGCGGCGGGCGTTCCGGACCTTCCGGTCTGACCGGATGGATTTCGTTTGTTTTGCCGATACCGGTGAGACTGCTGAGAGTTTTCGTTAA
- a CDS encoding toprim domain-containing protein, with translation MQDQLRADILFRLKSDFGGKESTDARYMRRLRCPSCDKKEAFISLDAPWMIRCGRESKCGDSHHVKELFPDLFDSWTERYGRKDRKAGEKETGTEVADAYMVHGRGFDLAKVRGWYTQEQYWDRDRNIGSATVRFKINDRGDYWERLIDKPHRFGKKKAHFNYGSRTKGLAWVPPGLNLAQGKELWLVEGIFDAIALYHAGIAAVAAFSCNNYPDTFLAELQKAREEAGEELPRLIWAMDGDEAGVRYIRKFANIARSQGWKVGAAVIPQEGKHKRDWNDAWQRGELINEDGEPTTKEFLYQGDLVIARSAQEKANRIYSHTGRNEFPFGFNNRLFWFKLNMEEYHKAMRDLEDSDEPLTDRQMVDRALEQCNAVVEIANCYPTALYYLANKVTDESWYYYRVDFPHDGRPVKNTFSGGQLASASEFKKRLLGIAPGAVWTGSSQQLDRLLKQQISGIKTVETIDFIGYSKEHETWVFPELAVHAGQIHELNNEDYYDIGRMSVKTLSESVALSINKDRSDYQRGWARDLAECFGPKGVIALAYWLGSLFAEQIRKQHKSFPFIEIVGEAGSGKSTLIEFLWKLVGRQDYEGFDPSKATLAARARNFAQVSNLPVVLIESDRDQEAGAKQKQFDWDELKTAYNGRSVRSRGQKNGGNDTYEPPFRGAIVISQNAQVNASDAVLQRIVHLHVTRDGHSETTKALAEKLERTPMDQVSGFALHATTAESQIMKLVCDRSPQYEKSLAELPEIRIHRIAKNHGQMMALIDCLGGEGLKLLPESYLEPAREMIMDMAKERQSAVNADHPMVQEFWEAYDFIEGLNGTPTLNHYGEHEKMIAVNLKHFEQVCAEAKLRIPPISELKRHLKTSRSRKFVESSRTVRSVIRESLNSSASTSVRCWIFEKEV, from the coding sequence ATGCAAGACCAACTACGGGCGGACATCCTGTTCCGTTTGAAGAGTGACTTTGGTGGCAAGGAATCGACCGACGCACGTTACATGCGCCGGCTGCGCTGCCCCAGTTGCGACAAAAAGGAGGCGTTCATATCGCTGGACGCTCCCTGGATGATCCGCTGCGGGCGCGAAAGCAAGTGCGGTGATTCCCACCACGTTAAGGAGCTGTTCCCCGACCTGTTCGACAGCTGGACGGAGCGCTACGGGCGTAAGGATCGCAAGGCCGGCGAGAAAGAAACCGGTACCGAAGTGGCCGATGCCTACATGGTGCATGGCCGTGGCTTCGATCTGGCCAAAGTCCGAGGCTGGTACACCCAGGAGCAATACTGGGACCGCGACCGGAACATCGGTTCCGCCACCGTGCGCTTCAAGATCAACGACCGTGGCGACTACTGGGAGCGGCTGATCGACAAGCCGCACCGCTTCGGCAAGAAGAAAGCCCATTTCAACTACGGCAGCAGGACCAAGGGCCTGGCCTGGGTACCGCCCGGTCTAAATCTGGCCCAGGGCAAAGAGCTGTGGCTCGTGGAAGGTATCTTCGACGCCATCGCCCTTTACCACGCCGGCATCGCAGCCGTGGCCGCCTTCAGCTGCAACAACTACCCGGACACCTTCCTGGCTGAGCTTCAAAAAGCCCGTGAGGAAGCCGGCGAGGAACTGCCCCGCCTGATCTGGGCGATGGACGGCGATGAAGCCGGCGTTCGCTACATCCGCAAGTTCGCCAACATCGCCCGGTCTCAGGGCTGGAAGGTAGGCGCCGCTGTCATCCCACAGGAAGGCAAGCACAAGCGCGACTGGAACGACGCCTGGCAGCGCGGTGAGCTGATCAACGAAGACGGCGAGCCCACCACCAAGGAATTCCTGTACCAGGGTGACCTGGTTATCGCGCGCAGCGCCCAGGAGAAGGCCAACCGGATTTACAGCCACACCGGGCGCAATGAGTTTCCTTTCGGCTTCAACAACCGGCTGTTCTGGTTCAAGTTGAACATGGAGGAATACCACAAGGCCATGCGTGACCTGGAGGACAGCGACGAGCCGCTGACCGACCGCCAGATGGTCGACCGGGCCCTCGAGCAATGCAACGCCGTGGTGGAAATCGCCAACTGCTACCCCACCGCCCTGTATTACCTGGCCAACAAGGTCACAGACGAAAGCTGGTACTACTACCGCGTCGACTTTCCCCACGACGGCCGGCCCGTGAAGAACACCTTCAGCGGCGGTCAACTCGCCAGCGCCAGCGAGTTCAAGAAGCGCCTGCTGGGCATTGCACCCGGTGCCGTTTGGACTGGATCCAGCCAGCAGCTGGACCGCCTGCTGAAACAGCAGATAAGCGGCATCAAAACCGTCGAGACCATTGATTTCATCGGCTACAGCAAAGAACACGAAACCTGGGTGTTCCCGGAGCTGGCCGTGCACGCGGGCCAGATTCACGAGCTCAACAACGAGGACTACTACGACATCGGCCGCATGAGCGTGAAGACGCTCTCCGAGTCCGTCGCGCTGTCCATCAACAAAGACCGCAGCGATTACCAGCGCGGCTGGGCCCGCGATCTGGCCGAGTGTTTTGGCCCGAAGGGTGTGATCGCCCTGGCCTACTGGCTGGGCAGTTTGTTCGCCGAGCAGATCCGGAAGCAGCACAAGAGCTTCCCGTTCATTGAGATTGTGGGCGAGGCCGGCTCCGGTAAGTCCACCCTGATTGAGTTCCTCTGGAAGCTGGTAGGCCGGCAGGATTACGAAGGCTTCGACCCCAGCAAGGCCACCCTGGCTGCCCGCGCCCGGAACTTTGCCCAGGTGAGCAACCTGCCGGTGGTGCTGATTGAGTCCGACCGGGACCAGGAAGCCGGCGCCAAACAGAAGCAGTTCGACTGGGACGAGCTGAAAACCGCCTACAACGGCCGCAGCGTGCGCAGCCGTGGCCAGAAGAACGGCGGCAACGACACCTACGAGCCGCCCTTCCGTGGCGCCATCGTGATCAGCCAGAACGCCCAGGTGAACGCCAGCGATGCCGTGCTGCAGCGGATTGTGCACCTGCACGTAACCCGGGACGGCCACAGCGAGACCACCAAGGCCCTGGCCGAGAAGCTGGAACGCACACCGATGGACCAGGTGTCTGGCTTTGCGCTGCATGCCACCACAGCGGAATCCCAGATCATGAAGCTGGTGTGCGATCGCTCGCCCCAGTACGAGAAATCACTGGCCGAATTGCCGGAGATCCGGATCCACCGGATTGCCAAGAACCACGGCCAGATGATGGCCCTGATCGACTGCCTGGGTGGTGAAGGCCTGAAGCTGCTGCCGGAATCCTACCTGGAGCCGGCCCGGGAAATGATCATGGACATGGCCAAGGAACGCCAGAGCGCCGTGAACGCAGACCACCCGATGGTGCAGGAATTCTGGGAGGCCTACGACTTCATCGAGGGCCTGAACGGCACCCCCACCCTCAACCACTACGGCGAACACGAAAAGATGATCGCCGTGAACCTGAAGCATTTCGAGCAGGTGTGCGCGGAAGCCAAGCTGCGCATCCCCCCGATATCGGAACTCAAGCGCCACCTGAAGACCAGCCGCAGCCGGAAGTTCGTCGAGAGCAGCCGCACCGTGCGCTCGGTCATCCGGGAGAGCTTGAACTCATCTGCCAGCACGTCGGTTCGGTGCTGGATCTTCGAGAAAGAAGTGTAA